The following proteins are co-located in the Nostoc sp. UHCC 0870 genome:
- a CDS encoding Rho termination factor N-terminal domain-containing protein: protein MKIDDIGNLMYLYRKEISSCVGTDAPEFLIKSTAQALNNLGGRNWIPIIVKETGEDQYEVIGNSFIYAVAEEARLDKVWCIIADDSKETSEVTKILAGEIRPKINLSYAGRDEIKSALEYLIEKPDSVLKRVNLSVATNRIEEAPRKYWTSLDPITTLKCQITKGVKLNALKEVFELTPEPLPDVIKDPIILRTLTVTELRKMAKKRGIPGCSRKGKDELVQILSQ, encoded by the coding sequence ATGAAAATAGATGATATTGGTAATTTAATGTATTTGTATAGAAAAGAAATCTCTTCATGTGTAGGTACAGATGCTCCTGAGTTTTTAATTAAATCCACGGCACAAGCCCTAAATAACTTGGGAGGTCGTAACTGGATACCTATAATTGTTAAAGAGACTGGTGAAGACCAATATGAAGTAATAGGTAACTCGTTTATTTATGCAGTCGCCGAAGAAGCAAGGTTAGATAAGGTTTGGTGCATCATCGCCGATGATAGTAAAGAGACATCTGAAGTTACTAAGATTCTGGCTGGGGAGATCAGACCAAAAATTAACCTATCCTATGCTGGTAGAGATGAAATAAAATCTGCACTTGAATATTTAATTGAGAAACCAGATAGTGTTCTTAAGAGGGTGAATCTTTCGGTTGCTACTAACCGAATTGAGGAAGCCCCTCGTAAATATTGGACATCTCTAGACCCTATAACAACACTTAAATGTCAAATTACCAAAGGGGTTAAGTTAAATGCTTTGAAGGAAGTTTTTGAACTCACGCCTGAACCATTACCTGATGTTATAAAAGATCCAATTATCTTGAGGACATTGACAGTTACAGAATTAAGAAAAATGGCTAAAAAAAGGGGAATACCTGGATGTAGTAGAAAAGGTAAGGATGAATTGGTTCAAATATTAAGCCAGTGA